The Chryseobacterium sp. JV274 sequence ACAACCTGAAGTTTTTATCCTTTTCCAAAGAATCATCTTTGAAACTAGCTCCAATAAATACAAACTTCAATTGCGGATTCTTCTCATAATAAGACACATATTGTGCAGTATAACCTCCCTGAGAAGTTCCTACCACTGTTATTCTTCCAGCTGGAATTCCTTTTTTCAGGAGACTATCAATCTGTTTCTTTACCTTCTCAGCATACCCCGATGGATCTGTGCCTGCTTTTCTTTTCTCAGAAATAACAACTGTATTTTGAGCCCTTAGTTTGTTGAGTATTGTTTCATATTCTACAACACCATATTTGGGATGTTTTTCCCAAAAAGAATGATCTTCCAAAAATTTATTATGTAAAAAGAAAATGTATTGTTTTTGTTGTGACTTTTGACCCAACACAATCATTGATAAAAAGAAAAATACTGTAATGAAAATATTTTTGACCCTCATCATAACGTAAAATAGCATTTAGTAATAACAAATATAGTGTTAAAAAGCCTTTGTGGAAACCGTTTTATATAAAAAATTCCGGCGCGGGAAGCTCTGCTTCCCGCGCCGGAATTAAACAATTTCAATTTAGTCTTTACATATTATGCTTCGCAGGTATTATCCTTTTTGCAGCATCTTGAATGGAATTCTTTTTTGAATTTCCCTTTCAGTTCCTGATAGTCTTCATCATTCATTTCTCTGATCTTATCTGCCAGTCCGAAAGGTGATTTTTCCTTGATTCCATACTCATCAAAAATACCTTTGATAAATCTTTTCCTTTGTATTGCTTTTTTAGCGATCAAGGCTACGCCCACAACAGCTAATGCTCCCAGAGCTCCTTTTAATGCTGAATTTTTCATTTTTTTCAAAATTTTAAATTTTACTACTTCTTGTTTTTTATAGAGACGAATGAATTTGCATTTTACTTTACTACTTCTTTAAAATTCTCAAATTATTCGTTGTTTCTGTTGAAGAATCCACCTGAACATTTATTCCTCCATACTTCTTTGAATTTTTCTCTTTCTTCAGGTGACCAGCTTTCCATTTTTTCTCTCATTTTTCTTTCCTTAAAATCTTTCATTCCTTTACCGAAATGGAAACCTCCGAAAAGAATTTTACTTAGGATCAGTATTCCCATTGCCTGCCAGAATGTGATGGCTTTTACTCCTAAAATCTCCGGGAGAAGGCAATTCCAAAGCAGCATTACAATCCATGTAACAGCGGCTAAAATTAATGGCGGGCATAACAATAAAAAAATCCAACCCTTTTTGTGTTTATAATTCATAATTTCTTTTTCTAACTTTTTAAATCTTCGTACAATTTTCTCAATCTGTTTCTCAAATGCTTCACAGCATAGTTTTTTCTACTGATGATGGTTTTGATGTTTTCTCCCTGTTCATCGGCAATCTCCTGGAGGGTTTTGTCGTTCAGTTCATTTTCTACGTAGACCAGCCTTTGTTTTTCAGGGAGTTCGTCCAGTGCTTCAAACAGTTTTTTCCAGATCTCATCCTGAAACATTTTCACCTCAGGACCTGCGCTTTCATCCAACAACAAGATATCCTTGATAGAAAAACTGCCGTCTTCATCCTCATATACGAAATCTTCAAGATTTTCTGTTTTCTTTTTACGGTAACGGTCTGTGATTTTATTTGCCGTTACCCTATATAGCCACCCACCAACATTTACGATCTCCGAAATATTCGTAAGGCTACTGAACTGATACCACACTTCCTGCAGGATATCTTCCGCATCCTCCGTATTTTTCACTTTCGGACGAATATAGGACATCAGCTTCCCTCCGTAGTTGGAAACGGTCTGTGAGATGATGCTTTCTTTCTCCTTCTGTGGCATTGTTATTTTTTCGACAACCTCCATATTGCTATGACGGCCAGCCTTTTGGTTTTACTTTAATAAATTTAAAATATTTTTCCGGATTTTCAGTTTTTCTTTTATCCATCGGACTTTTATTTCATCTGTTGATGTCTCGGAAATTCATTGCTTATTATTCATATTTTTTCCTGAAGCTGTTTCCCGCTATCCGCTCATACTCCTCGCTCCATGCTTATGCCCGCATATGCTGTGGGGTAACCGCTGCTATCAGGGCTAGGATGGTGAGTTGGGATTCCACGCTCCACTCTATTTCGCTCTGAATAGCAAAAGTAGTTGGCAATTCATTCTAACTGTACAAGAACAAATTTTACCATAAAACTCTTTTGTCTGGCTCGTAATGACAAAAAAACGGAAGACCCAAGCCTTCCGTTTCCATTATTATTACATTAATCGTTTATTTATTAAAGTTCTCCGCAAAGAATCCTAACATTGATTTGTAAAGTTCTATTCTGTTCGGTTCTTTTCCAAATCCGTGTCCTTCATCATATTTTACCAGATAAGGAACTTCAAATCCTTTGGCACGCATTGCTTTTACAATCTGATCAGATTCATTGATATTTACCCTTGGATCATTAGCTCCCTGTACTACAAATAAAGGTTTCTTGATCTTGTCAATCTGGAAAACAGGTGAAACTTCTTTAGCAATTTTCTCTTCTTCAGGATTGTCAAGGTCATACCAGATTTGTTTTACCATTTCTTTATAGGGTTTCCAATATTCCGGGAAGGAAGCAAAGAAGGTAAAAATGTTGGATACCCCTACGTAATCTACACCACAAGCATAGAGATCAGGAGTTTTGATCAGCCCCATCAGAGTGGCATATCCACCATGGCTTCCTCCATAAATGGCTACTTTATCTTTATCTACCCACCCTTGTTCAATGGCATATTTTACTCCATCTTCCACATCATCCATCGCTTTTCTTCCAATCTGTTTGTAACCAGCTTTCTGGAATGATTTCCCATATCCTCCGGAAATTCTGAAGTTGACCTGAAGTGTGGCATATCCTCTGCTTGCAAAAAGCTGTGTTTCAGGATTGAATCCCCAGCTGTCTCTGATTCCCTGCGGACCACCATGAGGATTTACAATCAAAGGAACTTTTTTCCCTTCCAACGCGGCTTTAGGCAGTGTGATATATCCATGGATAGTCAATCCATCTCTGCTTTTAAATTCGATAGGTCTCATTTCAGCCATATCTTCTTCCTTCAGCTGAGGCATCAGGTTGTAAAGAAGCTTGGTCTGTTTGGTTTTTGTATCATATTCGTAATAGGTTCCATACAGCTTATCACTTCCTACAACAACCAGAAGTTTATCATTATTGTCATCGGAAGAAACAATGCCGAATTCCTTGTCTCCAAACTGAGACTTCAATTTGTCATCTATTTCCTTATAAAATTTACTTACAGGAACTGTTTCTCCCTTGATTCCCTCATAGCTGATAAAATCCAGTTCATAGTTTCTGTTTTTACCGGCTGTACTTATAGAACTTACATCGTATACAGGATTAGAATAAATTTCTTTAATCACTGCATTTTTCTTTAGATCATACAGTACAATTCTGGCTTTATCACTATCCAGATTCGTCACTACATACGCTTCATCTTTATTTTTAGAATTTTCATTAAACTCTATAATACTGAAGGTATCAGACCAGTCTGCGGATTTGATCAGATTGAATTTTCCTGTCTGCAGATCTTTGTAATAAGTCTTTGTTGTCAATCCGTTTTCAAGAATGCTGTAGCCTCTCAAAGTCCCGTCTTTATCAAAAATATAGTCGTCAATAGGACTGTTGACATCTTTATTTTCATATAACTGGGTCATTTCTCCAGTAACGTAATTGATTTTAAAAGGTTCAAAAATCTGCTTATTGTTTTTGTTCATGGTAACCACAACAAAGTCTGTATCTTTGATAGGAATGATCGACTGTACTTTTACTCCGTCAAAGGGTGTTAAATCCTTCTGATTTCCACCATCTGCATCTGTAGCATACAAATGAATATTCTCATTTCCTCCTCTATCCTGTGTGTAGTAAAGTCGTTTTTTGTTCAGCCAGCCGTACCCTCTGATCAGGTCATCTTTTTCTACGATGGCTTTAGTAATTTTTCCTGTACTCAGGTCTTTTACATAAACGTGGTTCTTTTTATCCTGATCTTTTTCTTTATAGGAAAGGTATTTTCCGTCAGGAGAAATTTTAAATGCTGAAGCTTTTGGTCTTGCAAAATAGTCTTCCACTTTGTATTTAAAGTTTCCTTTGTCATAAGAAATAAGTTTCTCAAGATTGCCTTTGGAAGACGGTAAGGTAGGATCTCCCGGCAGTTTGGCAGTAGAGCTCTGTGCGTTGATCATAATGGTAGATAGTACAACAAGGGCTGTACCGAAAATGTTGTGATTTAGGTTCATAACTTCTGTTTTTAAGGTTCAAGTTATCAGAAAGCACTCATTTTTAAAACAATAGAAAACAAATGCATTATATAATAAGACATATGATACCCACAAAACGTTACACTCTTTTATCAATTAATTAAAAAAAATATCAATTATATGAAAAAAACAGCCTTAGTGACTGTCTTTTTTATCTAGTGTAAATAAATTCCGAAATACCATGTCCAGACAATTAAAATAATCTGCATGGGAATTCTTTGAGTATAAAGGTACTTCATTCCCGGGCCGGTGTAATCTGCTTTAAAAATATTAATCCTTTTCCTGGAAGAATTGATATTGGCAACAAAAACCAATACATAAAAAATGATCAGTAAAATTGCGGTAATTTCACGAATTGCCGGAATCATAAGCCCGATTCCCGCTGCAATTTCAAGGACTCCTGTACAATATACCCAAAACATTCTGGCAGGAATAAACTCCGGAATCATCATGGCCATCCCTTTCTGAAATTTAAAATGTGAAAAGCCTGTAAACAGAATGAAAACAGCCATTCCCAGGTTTCCTGAAAATATAAAATCCGGTTTTCCCTGAAATAAAAAAGTTCCCAGCAAAGCCAGAATAAATGTTGTAAAAAGTATTACGAGTAGTTTCATTTTTTAGGGGATAGGTAGCAGTAATTAGGGATTAGGGATTAGGGATTAGGCATGAAGGTAAAAGATTTGAGACTATGATTAGATAATCAACAATTTCAAACTTTAAATTCTAAACCTTGAACTTTAAACTTTGAACTTCATTACACTGAATCAAGACTTACTCCTTCTGCAAGGCTTTTCACGACCATCAGACCTTTTGTAAAGCCAGTGTTCATGTGATCCTCCCATTGTTTTTCAACCTGAACTTCAGCATGAAGTTTTGTTTTCCCACCAAAGTCTATTAAAAAATATTTTTCAAAGCTTCCGTTCCATTCCATTACTTCTTTGCTTTGGGTGTCCTCTACTCCATTTTTATCTACCATTCCCAGATGTTTAAAAACAATCTGATTGGGTTCCTCCAGGCTGTCTATGGTTGAAACCATTCCTTCTCCTTCAGCATTAAGAAAATAGGTCTTTCCGCCTACCTTCCAATCGGATTTCATGACAGATCCTGCACCGAAAAACCGGGTCCATTCACTATACGTTTCAGGATTCCAAAGAATGTCCCATACTTTCTGTAGAGGAGCATCAATTACTGTTTCATATGATAAAGTTTCCATTTTTTATATTTTTACAGTGATTTGGTTATGAATTACTTTCAATATCAGGTCTGTTTCAACCTGATGTGTTTAAAGCTGATTTTCTGAAAGGTGTTTAACGATGTTCATCGCTTTTGGAAATTTCTCTTCAAAAAAGTCTTTAAATTCGGGAGGAGTCTGTATTTCTGCTTTCAGCAGAGTTCCTTCTTCGTTTTCTTCAAGAAAATAAGCTTCCGTTGCTTCTCCCCAGTCCTGAGGAACTTCAATACCGTCATAAATTTCTCCCAGGTGCAGAAATTTTATTTCTTCGTTGGGAATAACTTTTTCTACCCTGCTGTACATTCCATTGTTTTTTGGGTCAAGAAATTTAACAATATTGTTCTCTTCAAGTGTTCCTTCATAGAAAGAACCTTCTGTAAATGCCGTTGTCCATTGCCTGTATGTAATATCTGCCCACAGGACGCTCCATACTTTTTCAGGTTCGGCATTGATTTCTATTTCATATGATAATCGTTCCATTTTATTTTAGGTATTTGGTTGTAGATAATGGGTGGCAAGTGATTGGGTTGGAATTGAAGGTTTTAAAGTAAGAGTGTATTAAACTACAATTTCTAACTTCCTAACTTCTCATTCTATCCTCCGACAAAATCACCTCCATTGATGTGAATGATTTCTCCTGTGATATAGCTTGCATCTTTAGAAGCTAAAAAAACATAAGCAGGAGCTACTTCCGACGGCTGCCCCGCACGCTTCAGCGGAGTATCTTTTCCAAATCTGGAAAGATCATCAAAAGCTTCTTTCACCAGCGGAGTCCATATAGGTCCGGGTGCAATTCCATTCACCAGAATTCCTTTTTCGGCAAGATTATCCGCCAGTGAACGGATAAAAGACAACACTGCTCCTTTTGTAGCAGCATAATCCAATAAATGATCGCTTCCACGGTATGCTGTGACAGAGGTTGTGCAGATGATTCTTCCTCCTTTTCCAATCAGTGGAAGAAAATTTCTGGTGAAAGAAATCATAGAAATGATATTGGTATCAAATGTTTCCTGAATCTGCTCATCAGAGATTTTTTCCAGGCTGCTTTTGGAAGTATGAATTCCTGCATTATTCACAAGAATATCAAGTTTCTTCCACTCTTTTTTAATCTTGTCTGCACACTTGGTCCTGAATGTTTTCCGGGTAAGATCGCCTTTTATAAGAAGGCATTTCTGTCCTTCTTTTTCAACCAGTTTTTTGGTTTCTCTGGCATCATAGTCACTTTCTTTATAGATGATAGCAACATCCGCTCCTTCTCTGGCAAAATGAACGGCTACAGCCTGTCCTATGCCACTGTCTCCTCCTGAGATTACCGCTTTTTTTCCAAGCAGTTTCCGACTTCCCTGATAATCGTTCCGGATAATTTCCGGAAACAGCCCTTCTTTAGGGACTTTTGACTTAGATTCTGATTTGTTCTGTGTTTTCATATGCAAATCTTTTCTCTAAATCACATCAAACAATACGCCGAAATAGATTAAGAATGATAAGCATCCTCCAAATCCTGGATGATAATTTTCTGCATTTTCATCATAGCCTGAACTACTTTATAAGCTTTTTCCTGATCAGAATCATTCATTAGCTGAATAAGTCTTTTAGGCACTATCTGCCAGCTCAACCCATATTTATCTTTCAGCCAGCCACACATACTTTCTCTGCCACCATCTGCTGTCAGAGTGTTCCAGTAGTTATCGGTCTGCTGCTGGTTGTCCGTCATTACCACCAAT is a genomic window containing:
- a CDS encoding ATPase; the protein is MERLSYEIEINAEPEKVWSVLWADITYRQWTTAFTEGSFYEGTLEENNIVKFLDPKNNGMYSRVEKVIPNEEIKFLHLGEIYDGIEVPQDWGEATEAYFLEENEEGTLLKAEIQTPPEFKDFFEEKFPKAMNIVKHLSENQL
- a CDS encoding S9 family peptidase; amino-acid sequence: MNLNHNIFGTALVVLSTIMINAQSSTAKLPGDPTLPSSKGNLEKLISYDKGNFKYKVEDYFARPKASAFKISPDGKYLSYKEKDQDKKNHVYVKDLSTGKITKAIVEKDDLIRGYGWLNKKRLYYTQDRGGNENIHLYATDADGGNQKDLTPFDGVKVQSIIPIKDTDFVVVTMNKNNKQIFEPFKINYVTGEMTQLYENKDVNSPIDDYIFDKDGTLRGYSILENGLTTKTYYKDLQTGKFNLIKSADWSDTFSIIEFNENSKNKDEAYVVTNLDSDKARIVLYDLKKNAVIKEIYSNPVYDVSSISTAGKNRNYELDFISYEGIKGETVPVSKFYKEIDDKLKSQFGDKEFGIVSSDDNNDKLLVVVGSDKLYGTYYEYDTKTKQTKLLYNLMPQLKEEDMAEMRPIEFKSRDGLTIHGYITLPKAALEGKKVPLIVNPHGGPQGIRDSWGFNPETQLFASRGYATLQVNFRISGGYGKSFQKAGYKQIGRKAMDDVEDGVKYAIEQGWVDKDKVAIYGGSHGGYATLMGLIKTPDLYACGVDYVGVSNIFTFFASFPEYWKPYKEMVKQIWYDLDNPEEEKIAKEVSPVFQIDKIKKPLFVVQGANDPRVNINESDQIVKAMRAKGFEVPYLVKYDEGHGFGKEPNRIELYKSMLGFFAENFNK
- a CDS encoding alpha/beta hydrolase → MEDHSFWEKHPKYGVVEYETILNKLRAQNTVVISEKRKAGTDPSGYAEKVKKQIDSLLKKGIPAGRITVVGTSQGGYTAQYVSYYEKNPQLKFVFIGASFKDDSLEKDKNFRLYGRILSITEKSDDGHVRLSQEQRFIRSGIKDFKEIELNTGMNHGFLFKALNDCVSLPRIGFPVNRYW
- a CDS encoding DoxX family protein; translated protein: MKLLVILFTTFILALLGTFLFQGKPDFIFSGNLGMAVFILFTGFSHFKFQKGMAMMIPEFIPARMFWVYCTGVLEIAAGIGLMIPAIREITAILLIIFYVLVFVANINSSRKRINIFKADYTGPGMKYLYTQRIPMQIILIVWTWYFGIYLH
- a CDS encoding SRPBCC family protein, whose translation is METLSYETVIDAPLQKVWDILWNPETYSEWTRFFGAGSVMKSDWKVGGKTYFLNAEGEGMVSTIDSLEEPNQIVFKHLGMVDKNGVEDTQSKEVMEWNGSFEKYFLIDFGGKTKLHAEVQVEKQWEDHMNTGFTKGLMVVKSLAEGVSLDSV
- a CDS encoding RNA polymerase sigma factor — translated: MPQKEKESIISQTVSNYGGKLMSYIRPKVKNTEDAEDILQEVWYQFSSLTNISEIVNVGGWLYRVTANKITDRYRKKKTENLEDFVYEDEDGSFSIKDILLLDESAGPEVKMFQDEIWKKLFEALDELPEKQRLVYVENELNDKTLQEIADEQGENIKTIISRKNYAVKHLRNRLRKLYEDLKS
- a CDS encoding SDR family oxidoreductase gives rise to the protein MKTQNKSESKSKVPKEGLFPEIIRNDYQGSRKLLGKKAVISGGDSGIGQAVAVHFAREGADVAIIYKESDYDARETKKLVEKEGQKCLLIKGDLTRKTFRTKCADKIKKEWKKLDILVNNAGIHTSKSSLEKISDEQIQETFDTNIISMISFTRNFLPLIGKGGRIICTTSVTAYRGSDHLLDYAATKGAVLSFIRSLADNLAEKGILVNGIAPGPIWTPLVKEAFDDLSRFGKDTPLKRAGQPSEVAPAYVFLASKDASYITGEIIHINGGDFVGG